One segment of Arenicella xantha DNA contains the following:
- a CDS encoding aromatic ring-hydroxylating dioxygenase subunit alpha, whose protein sequence is MYPFKSESSMVRNRWYMAAFSSELSREPIERTFLNKPVVMYRREDGTPVAMFGLCPHRHLPLAKGRVEGDAIVCGYHGFKFSDEGKCVDVPSQDTVDLKFCQPVYPIEERGPICWIWMGDLDKCDADLIPPYQDFGLGEPDWHYSSENYFHLEGRSQLLVDNLMDLTHLPYVHYHLGGGESMKKTPMESEERELSFRVVRRDKVAWNPFFVQIFGEDAAFDGLADFEVVTDFYGPELIRTGLPIITKLEGRDDVPKELGSLLILHGITPETETSTHYFGFSTRNFRQGDEVLDQFQYESELTVRKQDVDVISAVEARLETHAQLENEISVLADRPAFQVRRKIAAMLREEQAANVD, encoded by the coding sequence ATGTATCCATTTAAATCTGAAAGCTCGATGGTGCGCAACCGTTGGTATATGGCCGCATTTTCAAGTGAGCTCTCGCGTGAGCCAATTGAACGAACATTTTTGAATAAGCCGGTAGTTATGTATCGCCGAGAAGATGGCACGCCGGTTGCGATGTTTGGCTTGTGCCCACATCGACATCTGCCCTTAGCGAAAGGTCGGGTTGAAGGCGACGCGATTGTATGCGGTTATCACGGATTTAAGTTTTCAGATGAGGGCAAATGTGTCGATGTGCCATCTCAGGACACAGTAGATCTGAAGTTTTGTCAGCCGGTGTACCCGATTGAAGAGCGTGGTCCTATTTGTTGGATTTGGATGGGTGATCTTGATAAGTGTGATGCTGATTTAATTCCCCCGTATCAGGATTTTGGCTTAGGTGAACCTGATTGGCACTATAGTTCAGAGAACTATTTTCATCTCGAAGGACGGTCTCAATTGTTGGTCGATAATTTGATGGATTTGACCCATCTCCCGTATGTGCATTATCACCTCGGCGGTGGCGAGTCGATGAAGAAAACACCTATGGAGTCCGAGGAGCGAGAGCTTAGCTTTCGCGTAGTGCGCCGCGACAAAGTTGCATGGAATCCATTCTTCGTGCAGATATTCGGTGAAGATGCCGCGTTCGACGGTTTGGCAGACTTTGAGGTGGTGACGGATTTCTACGGTCCTGAATTGATTCGCACTGGGTTGCCGATAATTACCAAATTGGAAGGTCGTGATGACGTTCCGAAAGAACTGGGCTCGCTGTTAATTTTGCATGGAATTACTCCAGAGACCGAGACTTCAACGCACTATTTTGGATTCTCCACGCGTAACTTCAGGCAAGGCGATGAGGTATTAGATCAATTTCAATATGAGTCGGAATTGACTGTTCGAAAGCAGGACGTTGATGTAATCAGCGCTGTTGAGGCTCGGCTTGAGACGCACGCACAGTTAGAAAATGAGATTTCTGTTCTTGCCGATCGACCGGCATTTCAGGTCCGCCGAAAAATTGCGGCCATGTTAAGAGAAGAGCAGGCAGCAAACGTCGACTAA
- a CDS encoding amidohydrolase family protein: MNDNTIHDCGTADCTHHQFAPRGEHLVIDIHSHMNVAPAEALIRDAIPDLPRGLPFTSPSSGKVNAKMFAKIGARLNGVKERLEDMDQQGVDVQAISPNPGQYYYFVQEELGRDAARLINNNIAEAVASHPDRLVGMGTVPLQNVEMAIAEMKRCVKDCGMRGIEIGTNVNGAELADPKFLPFFKAAQELDVLLFMHPLGFTQGERLTEHYLNNIIGNPLESTIALSHLIFSGLLDAVPDLKLCVAHGGGYLSGYWGRMDHAYRAREDCRENISKLPSSYLRNIWFDTLVFDPQELDNLVRTQGADKLCLGTDYPFDMGESDPLGLHQELHDDVKPRIVGINAAKLLGLNVVTQKL; the protein is encoded by the coding sequence ATGAACGACAACACTATTCATGATTGTGGCACTGCAGATTGTACGCATCATCAATTTGCCCCGCGCGGTGAGCATCTAGTAATCGATATCCACAGTCATATGAACGTGGCACCGGCTGAGGCGTTAATTCGCGATGCAATTCCTGATCTGCCGCGTGGTCTGCCGTTTACGTCTCCGAGTTCGGGCAAAGTCAACGCCAAAATGTTTGCTAAAATTGGTGCTCGACTCAATGGTGTGAAAGAGCGGCTTGAAGACATGGATCAGCAGGGCGTAGATGTACAGGCAATTAGCCCGAACCCAGGTCAGTATTATTACTTTGTGCAAGAAGAACTCGGTCGTGACGCCGCTCGCCTGATTAATAACAACATTGCCGAAGCAGTTGCGAGCCATCCTGATCGTCTCGTAGGTATGGGCACGGTGCCCTTGCAGAACGTCGAAATGGCGATTGCTGAAATGAAGCGCTGCGTGAAGGATTGCGGTATGCGCGGCATCGAAATTGGTACTAATGTAAACGGTGCGGAGTTGGCTGACCCCAAGTTTTTGCCGTTTTTTAAAGCTGCGCAAGAGCTCGACGTATTGTTGTTTATGCATCCACTTGGGTTCACTCAGGGTGAGCGATTAACCGAGCACTATTTGAACAATATTATTGGCAACCCACTCGAATCTACGATTGCGTTAAGCCATTTAATTTTCAGTGGTCTACTCGACGCTGTGCCCGATCTTAAGTTGTGTGTTGCGCATGGCGGCGGTTACCTTTCTGGTTACTGGGGGCGTATGGATCATGCTTACCGCGCGCGTGAAGATTGCCGCGAAAATATTAGCAAATTGCCGTCGTCGTACCTGCGCAATATATGGTTCGACACATTGGTGTTTGACCCGCAAGAGCTGGATAACTTAGTCAGAACGCAGGGTGCAGACAAGCTTTGTTTGGGTACCGATTACCCGTTCGATATGGGGGAGTCAGATCCGCTGGGATTGCATCAAGAGCTGCACGATGATGTGAAGCCTAGAATAGTCGGTATTAACGCTGCCAAATTATTAGGGTTGAACGTGGTGACCCAGAAATTATAA
- a CDS encoding fumarylacetoacetate hydrolase family protein: protein MTDFHPATGLATNSFGIGMYCVPGDKPFPGLVKPDGTVLDLSKHWYDTHAIFNDWDRNFDKLVELNEQSSCPEHEFQSLHALSALAHPNMLFAGSNYRQHVAEMMTHNKFNQHDRKEGETDEEFFQRNLAEVDRRAKEGMPFLWTGLHSSLVGANDDIHLPLVGDHPDWELELAFVIGKTGRYLRPEEAGDHIAGYVMVNDLGTVDEFRRSDVKFKFDWMSKHQPTFKTLGPFIVPRQFVDFSKIQINLKLNGQTMQDWPVTDMIFSPEQIVSYASERVNLTPGDLFATGSPPGNGAMHGNRWLRPGDVVDSELTYLGRQRNNIVAEEANGRTPFWGPFPV from the coding sequence ATGACTGACTTTCATCCTGCCACTGGCTTAGCGACCAATAGTTTTGGTATCGGCATGTATTGCGTGCCCGGTGATAAGCCGTTCCCAGGTTTAGTAAAGCCTGATGGCACCGTGTTGGATCTATCTAAGCACTGGTACGACACACACGCGATCTTCAATGATTGGGATCGTAATTTCGATAAGCTTGTTGAGCTTAATGAGCAGAGTTCTTGCCCTGAGCATGAATTTCAGAGCCTGCATGCGTTGTCTGCGCTGGCGCATCCGAATATGTTATTTGCGGGGTCAAACTATCGGCAGCATGTTGCGGAAATGATGACGCATAATAAATTTAATCAGCATGACCGCAAAGAAGGCGAAACGGATGAAGAGTTCTTTCAGCGCAACTTGGCTGAGGTTGATCGACGCGCCAAAGAAGGCATGCCATTTTTGTGGACTGGCCTGCATTCGTCTTTGGTTGGTGCTAATGATGATATTCACTTACCGTTAGTCGGTGACCACCCTGATTGGGAGCTGGAGCTGGCATTTGTGATCGGCAAAACGGGTCGCTATTTGCGGCCGGAAGAGGCCGGTGACCACATCGCGGGTTACGTGATGGTCAATGACTTAGGTACGGTCGATGAATTTAGACGTTCGGATGTGAAATTCAAGTTCGATTGGATGAGCAAGCACCAACCTACCTTTAAAACTCTCGGGCCTTTTATTGTGCCGCGACAGTTTGTGGATTTTTCAAAAATTCAAATCAATCTCAAGTTGAACGGCCAAACGATGCAGGACTGGCCGGTGACAGACATGATATTTAGCCCTGAACAGATTGTATCTTACGCCTCCGAGCGCGTGAACCTGACGCCAGGTGATTTATTTGCCACCGGCTCACCTCCGGGCAATGGCGCTATGCACGGTAATCGTTGGTTGCGTCCTGGTGATGTGGTTGATAGTGAGCTGACATACCTCGGTCGTCAGCGAAATAATATCGTGGCGGAAGAGGCAAACGGTCGTACGCCATTTTGGGGTCCGTTTCCGGTCTAG
- a CDS encoding VOC family protein produces the protein MLKRLHHVRFKVKDLAQLKEFALDFGLIPVEETSERLVMRALGGDTGVYIAEQAEQDGLVGFAFEVENRDDLDFAVNELGATAVAELDLPCGGHYVTLIDPDGNQVDLIHGVARIPEGELEAELLINTPANKVRFGKNQTTRNFGPARLWRIGHIGIFVKSYAASSAWYSEKLGLIGSDVYNIPGQPQAKIVGFHRMNRGNEYVDHHVVALMQDERGGCHHISFEVLDYEAQLVTHSYLQAKEYESIWGVGRHPHGSHVFDVWRSPDGARFETFSDTDLFREEDGTNYHDISTVVMDKWSTEPPDKYFI, from the coding sequence ATGTTGAAGCGTCTTCATCATGTGAGATTTAAAGTTAAAGATTTAGCGCAGCTGAAAGAGTTTGCGTTGGATTTTGGGTTGATTCCGGTGGAAGAAACTTCTGAGCGATTAGTGATGCGAGCGCTCGGCGGTGACACGGGTGTATATATTGCTGAGCAAGCTGAGCAAGACGGTCTGGTGGGGTTCGCTTTTGAAGTGGAAAATCGCGACGACTTGGATTTTGCGGTTAACGAGTTAGGTGCGACTGCAGTGGCTGAACTCGACTTACCATGCGGCGGGCACTACGTCACGTTAATCGACCCCGATGGTAATCAAGTGGATTTGATTCACGGTGTTGCTCGAATTCCGGAAGGCGAACTAGAGGCTGAATTATTGATTAATACGCCCGCCAATAAAGTTCGATTTGGCAAGAATCAAACAACACGCAATTTTGGTCCCGCGCGTTTGTGGCGCATTGGTCATATTGGTATTTTTGTCAAAAGCTATGCCGCTTCGTCGGCTTGGTACAGTGAGAAATTAGGGCTAATCGGTAGTGATGTCTACAATATCCCCGGGCAACCTCAGGCTAAGATCGTTGGATTTCATCGAATGAATCGCGGTAATGAATACGTTGATCATCATGTGGTTGCATTGATGCAAGATGAGCGTGGTGGTTGCCACCATATCTCATTTGAAGTACTCGACTACGAGGCCCAGCTAGTGACCCACAGTTACTTGCAAGCGAAAGAATACGAATCGATTTGGGGAGTTGGTCGTCATCCGCATGGGAGTCATGTGTTTGATGTGTGGCGAAGTCCCGATGGCGCTCGTTTCGAGACGTTTTCTGATACCGATCTATTCCGCGAAGAAGATGGAACTAATTACCACGACATTTCGACGGTAGTGATGGACAAGTGGAGCACTGAGCCGCCGGATAAGTACTTTATTTAG